In Mauremys reevesii isolate NIE-2019 linkage group 8, ASM1616193v1, whole genome shotgun sequence, a single genomic region encodes these proteins:
- the FCHSD1 gene encoding F-BAR and double SH3 domains protein 1 isoform X4 has product MQPPPRKVKLTQEVKVRFIEQLSSLQSKQQRETELLEDIRSYSKQRSAIEREYGQSTEQLQRVQAELLETVKEVGKAKKHYMHLQRVSEVAKEKAADVEARLRKSDHGIFHTKASLQKLSTKFSVQLAEYSQQLVVARNEYLLTLGAANAHLGHYYHVELPAVMKTLDGDLYERLRDHLTLVSQTELEACHATQERFQGILEASTQVCREQSLLLFLQDNTAFTPTPEQQFQPSGADQARLLEARSGSAGESGLEKEARRWATRAARDYKIKTHGKQVLQRMEARRQQAPEAETPSMERRMEEVSENIRKAEVSRVKADARLVLLRQAGLDVDTWLAGAMGQVLEELEQERRLSEARKSDKESTPTAEEFDLAEFDDYDDNEELFEDAGPCPGTARIYPSTCRVFFGYQACQSDELSIRQGEELEVIEDGDVEEWVKARNQAGQVGYVPEKYLLFLDAIGSEHRALTGSCQEGPSETALERELTSIMTMDLVLEPGTWLVRALYDYEGQSVEELTFPEGAIIRVLPREEGEVDDGFWKGDFNGRVGVFPSLVVEEITGVIGVAGQSAGRMAQSVDPALRTWEQHASARCEHRLHPLPKPQNPSLNPASADATQLGAQCVTRAKLLPPTSPPSGCTGLLLLQSLPTPPRPAAEIWGQSHGRDGGAGAHP; this is encoded by the exons ATGCAGCCGCCTCCCCGCAAG GTGAAATTGACCCAGGAGGTGAAAGTGCGCTTCATAGAGCAGCTGTCCAGCCTGCAGAGTAAGCAGCAGCGGGAGACAGAGCTGTTGGAAGACATCAG GTCCTACAGCAAGCAGAGATCTGCCATCGAGCGGGAGTATGGGCAG agcacagagcagctgcagagggtgCAGGCAGAGCTCCTGGAGACGGTGAAGGAAGTGGGCAAAGCCAAGAAGCACTACATGCATCTGCAGCGGGTCAGCGAGGTGGCCAAGGAGAAAGCGGCTGATGTGGAGGCCCG GCTCCGGAAGAGCGACCATGGCATATTCCACACAAAGGCCAGTTTGCAGAAGCTCAGCACCAAG TTTTCTGTGCAGCTGGCCGAGTACTCGCAGCAGCTGGTGGTGGCACGGAACGAATACCTGCTGACGCTGGGAGCTGCCAATGCCCACCTGGGGCACTACTACCACGTTGAGCTGCCTGCCGTCATGAAG ACCCTGGATGGTGACCTGTACGAGCGGCTCCGGGACCATCTGACCCTAGTCAGCCAGACAGAACTAGAGGCCTGTCACGCCACGCAGGAGCGGTTTCAGGGGATCCTGGAGGCCTCCACACAG GTGTGCAGGGAGCAGAGCCTCCTCCTGTTCCTGCAGGATAACACTGCCTTCACCCCGACTCCTGAGCAGCAGTTCCAGCCGTCGGGCGCCGACCAG GCACGCCTCCTGGAGGCAAGGAGTGGCAGCGCTGGGGAGAGCGGGCTGGAGAAGGAGGCGCGGCGCTGGGCCACCCGGGCAGCCAGAGACTACAAAATAAAGACTCATGGCAAGCAG GTTCTGCAGAGGATGGAAGCCAGGAGGCAGCAAGCCCCTGAAGCGGAGACACCCAGCATGGAGAGGAGGATGGAAGAAGTGAGCGAGAACATCCGGAAAGCAGAG GTCAGCAGAGTAAAGGCTGATGCCCGGCTGGTATTGCTGCGCCAGGCTGGGCTAGACGTGGACACCTGGCTGGCGGGGGCCATGGGACAAGTCctggaggagctggagcaggagcGACGGCTGAGTGAGGCTCGCAAGTCGGACAAGGAGTCGACCCCCACG GCAGAAGAGTTCGATCTGGCAGAGTTTGACGATTATGACGACAATGAGGAGCTCTTTGAGGATGCTGGTCCCTGCCCTGGCACTGCCCGCATCTACCCATCCACTTGCAGGGTGTTCTTCGGgtaccag GCCTGCCAGTCTGACGAGCTGTCAATCCGCCAAGGCGAGGAGCTGGAGGTCATTGAGGACGGCGATGTGGAAGAATGGGTCAAG GCTCGGAACCAGGCGGGGCAGGTGGGCTATGTCCCTGAGAAGTACCTGCTGTTCCTGGACGCCATAGGGAGTGAGCACAGGgcgctgaccgggagctgccaggAAGGCCCCTCCGAGACCGCCTTGGAAAGGGAGCTCACTAGCATTATGACCATGGACTTGGTGCTGGAGCCAGGAA CATGGCTGGTGCGAGCCCTCTACGATTACGAGGGGCAGAGTGTGGAGGAGCTGACCTTCCCCGAGGGAGCCATAATCCGAGTGCTccccagagaggagggggaagtggaCGATGGCTTCTGGAAAGGTGACTTCAACGGGCGCGTTGGGGTCTTCCCTTCACTGGTGGTGGAAGAAATAACTGGAGTCATAGGAGTGGCTGGGCAG TCTGCAGGCAGGATGGCGCAGTCAGTGGACCCAGCTCTCCGGACCTGGGAGCAGCACGCATCCGCCCG ctgcgAGCACCgcctccaccccctgccaaaGCCCCAGAACCCGAGCCTGAACCCCGCATCAGCTGACGCTACCCAGCTGGGAGCACAGTGTGTCACCCGAGCAAAACTGCTGCCACCGACTTCGCCACCCAGTGGGTGCACTGGCCTCCTGCTTCTTCAGAGCCTTCCCACTCCTCCCCGGCCGGCAGCAGAAATCTGGGGACAGTCCCacggcagggatgggggtgctggAGCTCACCCCTAG
- the FCHSD1 gene encoding F-BAR and double SH3 domains protein 1 isoform X2 → MQPPPRKVKLTQEVKVRFIEQLSSLQSKQQRETELLEDIRSYSKQRSAIEREYGQALQRLASQFLKRDWQRGRSETNDSRSAFAVWKGAIDSTVCAGQARVAASENYRSLSLEVAKTTRLSKEHLLKKSTEQLQRVQAELLETVKEVGKAKKHYMHLQRVSEVAKEKAADVEARLRKSDHGIFHTKASLQKLSTKFSVQLAEYSQQLVVARNEYLLTLGAANAHLGHYYHVELPAVMKTLDGDLYERLRDHLTLVSQTELEACHATQERFQGILEASTQVCREQSLLLFLQDNTAFTPTPEQQFQPSGADQARLLEARSGSAGESGLEKEARRWATRAARDYKIKTHGKQVLQRMEARRQQAPEAETPSMERRMEEVSENIRKAEVSRVKADARLVLLRQAGLDVDTWLAGAMGQVLEELEQERRLSEARKSDKESTPTAEEFDLAEFDDYDDNEELFEDAGPCPGTARIYPSTCRVFFGYQACQSDELSIRQGEELEVIEDGDVEEWVKARNQAGQVGYVPEKYLLFLDAIGSEHRALTGSCQEGPSETALERELTSIMTMDLVLEPGTWLVRALYDYEGQSVEELTFPEGAIIRVLPREEGEVDDGFWKGDFNGRVGVFPSLVVEEITGVIGVAGQGLPSPSPPAFSPPVLAPGAGLGSHPLPEVLLGVCRQDGAVSGPSSPDLGAARIRPLRAPPPPPAKAPEPEPEPRIS, encoded by the exons ATGCAGCCGCCTCCCCGCAAG GTGAAATTGACCCAGGAGGTGAAAGTGCGCTTCATAGAGCAGCTGTCCAGCCTGCAGAGTAAGCAGCAGCGGGAGACAGAGCTGTTGGAAGACATCAG GTCCTACAGCAAGCAGAGATCTGCCATCGAGCGGGAGTATGGGCAG GCGCTGCAGAGGCTGGCGAGTCAGTTCCTGAAGAGAGACTGGCAGCGGGGCCGAAGTGAGACCAACGACTCCAG GAGTGCCTTTGCTGTCTGGAAGGGGGCGATTGACAGCACGGTGTGCGCTGGGCAGGCCCGGGTGGCAGCCTCAGAGAACTACCGCAGCCTGAGTCTGGAGGTGGCTAAAACCACCCGACTGTCCAAGGAGCACCTGCTCAAGAAG agcacagagcagctgcagagggtgCAGGCAGAGCTCCTGGAGACGGTGAAGGAAGTGGGCAAAGCCAAGAAGCACTACATGCATCTGCAGCGGGTCAGCGAGGTGGCCAAGGAGAAAGCGGCTGATGTGGAGGCCCG GCTCCGGAAGAGCGACCATGGCATATTCCACACAAAGGCCAGTTTGCAGAAGCTCAGCACCAAG TTTTCTGTGCAGCTGGCCGAGTACTCGCAGCAGCTGGTGGTGGCACGGAACGAATACCTGCTGACGCTGGGAGCTGCCAATGCCCACCTGGGGCACTACTACCACGTTGAGCTGCCTGCCGTCATGAAG ACCCTGGATGGTGACCTGTACGAGCGGCTCCGGGACCATCTGACCCTAGTCAGCCAGACAGAACTAGAGGCCTGTCACGCCACGCAGGAGCGGTTTCAGGGGATCCTGGAGGCCTCCACACAG GTGTGCAGGGAGCAGAGCCTCCTCCTGTTCCTGCAGGATAACACTGCCTTCACCCCGACTCCTGAGCAGCAGTTCCAGCCGTCGGGCGCCGACCAG GCACGCCTCCTGGAGGCAAGGAGTGGCAGCGCTGGGGAGAGCGGGCTGGAGAAGGAGGCGCGGCGCTGGGCCACCCGGGCAGCCAGAGACTACAAAATAAAGACTCATGGCAAGCAG GTTCTGCAGAGGATGGAAGCCAGGAGGCAGCAAGCCCCTGAAGCGGAGACACCCAGCATGGAGAGGAGGATGGAAGAAGTGAGCGAGAACATCCGGAAAGCAGAG GTCAGCAGAGTAAAGGCTGATGCCCGGCTGGTATTGCTGCGCCAGGCTGGGCTAGACGTGGACACCTGGCTGGCGGGGGCCATGGGACAAGTCctggaggagctggagcaggagcGACGGCTGAGTGAGGCTCGCAAGTCGGACAAGGAGTCGACCCCCACG GCAGAAGAGTTCGATCTGGCAGAGTTTGACGATTATGACGACAATGAGGAGCTCTTTGAGGATGCTGGTCCCTGCCCTGGCACTGCCCGCATCTACCCATCCACTTGCAGGGTGTTCTTCGGgtaccag GCCTGCCAGTCTGACGAGCTGTCAATCCGCCAAGGCGAGGAGCTGGAGGTCATTGAGGACGGCGATGTGGAAGAATGGGTCAAG GCTCGGAACCAGGCGGGGCAGGTGGGCTATGTCCCTGAGAAGTACCTGCTGTTCCTGGACGCCATAGGGAGTGAGCACAGGgcgctgaccgggagctgccaggAAGGCCCCTCCGAGACCGCCTTGGAAAGGGAGCTCACTAGCATTATGACCATGGACTTGGTGCTGGAGCCAGGAA CATGGCTGGTGCGAGCCCTCTACGATTACGAGGGGCAGAGTGTGGAGGAGCTGACCTTCCCCGAGGGAGCCATAATCCGAGTGCTccccagagaggagggggaagtggaCGATGGCTTCTGGAAAGGTGACTTCAACGGGCGCGTTGGGGTCTTCCCTTCACTGGTGGTGGAAGAAATAACTGGAGTCATAGGAGTGGCTGGGCAG GGGCTCCCATCACCATCTCCTCCGGCCTTCTCCCCTCCGGTCCTTGCGCCCGGAGCTGggctgggttcccacccccttccgGAAGTGCTGCTGGGAG TCTGCAGGCAGGATGGCGCAGTCAGTGGACCCAGCTCTCCGGACCTGGGAGCAGCACGCATCCGCCCG ctgcgAGCACCgcctccaccccctgccaaaGCCCCAGAACCCGAGCCTGAACCCCGCATCAGCTGA
- the FCHSD1 gene encoding F-BAR and double SH3 domains protein 1 isoform X6, which yields MQPPPRKVKLTQEVKVRFIEQLSSLQSKQQRETELLEDIRSYSKQRSAIEREYGQALQRLASQFLKRDWQRGRSETNDSRSAFAVWKGAIDSTVCAGQARVAASENYRSLSLEVAKTTRLSKEHLLKKSTEQLQRVQAELLETVKEVGKAKKHYMHLQRVSEVAKEKAADVEARLRKSDHGIFHTKASLQKLSTKFSVQLAEYSQQLVVARNEYLLTLGAANAHLGHYYHVELPAVMKTLDGDLYERLRDHLTLVSQTELEACHATQERFQGILEASTQVCREQSLLLFLQDNTAFTPTPEQQFQPSGADQARLLEARSGSAGESGLEKEARRWATRAARDYKIKTHGKQVLQRMEARRQQAPEAETPSMERRMEEVSENIRKAEVSRVKADARLVLLRQAGLDVDTWLAGAMGQVLEELEQERRLSEARKSDKESTPTAEEFDLAEFDDYDDNEELFEDAGPCPGTARIYPSTCRVFFGYQACQSDELSIRQGEELEVIEDGDVEEWVKARNQAGQVGYVPEKYLLFLDAIGSEHRALTGSCQEGPSETALERELTSIMTMDLVLEPGTWLVRALYDYEGQSVEELTFPEGAIIRVLPREEGEVDDGFWKVCRQDGAVSGPSSPDLGAARIRPLRAPPPPPAKAPEPEPEPRIS from the exons ATGCAGCCGCCTCCCCGCAAG GTGAAATTGACCCAGGAGGTGAAAGTGCGCTTCATAGAGCAGCTGTCCAGCCTGCAGAGTAAGCAGCAGCGGGAGACAGAGCTGTTGGAAGACATCAG GTCCTACAGCAAGCAGAGATCTGCCATCGAGCGGGAGTATGGGCAG GCGCTGCAGAGGCTGGCGAGTCAGTTCCTGAAGAGAGACTGGCAGCGGGGCCGAAGTGAGACCAACGACTCCAG GAGTGCCTTTGCTGTCTGGAAGGGGGCGATTGACAGCACGGTGTGCGCTGGGCAGGCCCGGGTGGCAGCCTCAGAGAACTACCGCAGCCTGAGTCTGGAGGTGGCTAAAACCACCCGACTGTCCAAGGAGCACCTGCTCAAGAAG agcacagagcagctgcagagggtgCAGGCAGAGCTCCTGGAGACGGTGAAGGAAGTGGGCAAAGCCAAGAAGCACTACATGCATCTGCAGCGGGTCAGCGAGGTGGCCAAGGAGAAAGCGGCTGATGTGGAGGCCCG GCTCCGGAAGAGCGACCATGGCATATTCCACACAAAGGCCAGTTTGCAGAAGCTCAGCACCAAG TTTTCTGTGCAGCTGGCCGAGTACTCGCAGCAGCTGGTGGTGGCACGGAACGAATACCTGCTGACGCTGGGAGCTGCCAATGCCCACCTGGGGCACTACTACCACGTTGAGCTGCCTGCCGTCATGAAG ACCCTGGATGGTGACCTGTACGAGCGGCTCCGGGACCATCTGACCCTAGTCAGCCAGACAGAACTAGAGGCCTGTCACGCCACGCAGGAGCGGTTTCAGGGGATCCTGGAGGCCTCCACACAG GTGTGCAGGGAGCAGAGCCTCCTCCTGTTCCTGCAGGATAACACTGCCTTCACCCCGACTCCTGAGCAGCAGTTCCAGCCGTCGGGCGCCGACCAG GCACGCCTCCTGGAGGCAAGGAGTGGCAGCGCTGGGGAGAGCGGGCTGGAGAAGGAGGCGCGGCGCTGGGCCACCCGGGCAGCCAGAGACTACAAAATAAAGACTCATGGCAAGCAG GTTCTGCAGAGGATGGAAGCCAGGAGGCAGCAAGCCCCTGAAGCGGAGACACCCAGCATGGAGAGGAGGATGGAAGAAGTGAGCGAGAACATCCGGAAAGCAGAG GTCAGCAGAGTAAAGGCTGATGCCCGGCTGGTATTGCTGCGCCAGGCTGGGCTAGACGTGGACACCTGGCTGGCGGGGGCCATGGGACAAGTCctggaggagctggagcaggagcGACGGCTGAGTGAGGCTCGCAAGTCGGACAAGGAGTCGACCCCCACG GCAGAAGAGTTCGATCTGGCAGAGTTTGACGATTATGACGACAATGAGGAGCTCTTTGAGGATGCTGGTCCCTGCCCTGGCACTGCCCGCATCTACCCATCCACTTGCAGGGTGTTCTTCGGgtaccag GCCTGCCAGTCTGACGAGCTGTCAATCCGCCAAGGCGAGGAGCTGGAGGTCATTGAGGACGGCGATGTGGAAGAATGGGTCAAG GCTCGGAACCAGGCGGGGCAGGTGGGCTATGTCCCTGAGAAGTACCTGCTGTTCCTGGACGCCATAGGGAGTGAGCACAGGgcgctgaccgggagctgccaggAAGGCCCCTCCGAGACCGCCTTGGAAAGGGAGCTCACTAGCATTATGACCATGGACTTGGTGCTGGAGCCAGGAA CATGGCTGGTGCGAGCCCTCTACGATTACGAGGGGCAGAGTGTGGAGGAGCTGACCTTCCCCGAGGGAGCCATAATCCGAGTGCTccccagagaggagggggaagtggaCGATGGCTTCTGGAAAG TCTGCAGGCAGGATGGCGCAGTCAGTGGACCCAGCTCTCCGGACCTGGGAGCAGCACGCATCCGCCCG ctgcgAGCACCgcctccaccccctgccaaaGCCCCAGAACCCGAGCCTGAACCCCGCATCAGCTGA
- the FCHSD1 gene encoding F-BAR and double SH3 domains protein 1 isoform X1 — translation MQPPPRKVKLTQEVKVRFIEQLSSLQSKQQRETELLEDIRSYSKQRSAIEREYGQALQRLASQFLKRDWQRGRSETNDSRSAFAVWKGAIDSTVCAGQARVAASENYRSLSLEVAKTTRLSKEHLLKKSTEQLQRVQAELLETVKEVGKAKKHYMHLQRVSEVAKEKAADVEARLRKSDHGIFHTKASLQKLSTKFSVQLAEYSQQLVVARNEYLLTLGAANAHLGHYYHVELPAVMKTLDGDLYERLRDHLTLVSQTELEACHATQERFQGILEASTQVCREQSLLLFLQDNTAFTPTPEQQFQPSGADQARLLEARSGSAGESGLEKEARRWATRAARDYKIKTHGKQVLQRMEARRQQAPEAETPSMERRMEEVSENIRKAEVSRVKADARLVLLRQAGLDVDTWLAGAMGQVLEELEQERRLSEARKSDKESTPTAEEFDLAEFDDYDDNEELFEDAGPCPGTARIYPSTCRVFFGYQACQSDELSIRQGEELEVIEDGDVEEWVKARNQAGQVGYVPEKYLLFLDAIGSEHRALTGSCQEGPSETALERELTSIMTMDLVLEPGTWLVRALYDYEGQSVEELTFPEGAIIRVLPREEGEVDDGFWKGDFNGRVGVFPSLVVEEITGVIGVAGQSAGRMAQSVDPALRTWEQHASARCEHRLHPLPKPQNPSLNPASADATQLGAQCVTRAKLLPPTSPPSGCTGLLLLQSLPTPPRPAAEIWGQSHGRDGGAGAHP, via the exons ATGCAGCCGCCTCCCCGCAAG GTGAAATTGACCCAGGAGGTGAAAGTGCGCTTCATAGAGCAGCTGTCCAGCCTGCAGAGTAAGCAGCAGCGGGAGACAGAGCTGTTGGAAGACATCAG GTCCTACAGCAAGCAGAGATCTGCCATCGAGCGGGAGTATGGGCAG GCGCTGCAGAGGCTGGCGAGTCAGTTCCTGAAGAGAGACTGGCAGCGGGGCCGAAGTGAGACCAACGACTCCAG GAGTGCCTTTGCTGTCTGGAAGGGGGCGATTGACAGCACGGTGTGCGCTGGGCAGGCCCGGGTGGCAGCCTCAGAGAACTACCGCAGCCTGAGTCTGGAGGTGGCTAAAACCACCCGACTGTCCAAGGAGCACCTGCTCAAGAAG agcacagagcagctgcagagggtgCAGGCAGAGCTCCTGGAGACGGTGAAGGAAGTGGGCAAAGCCAAGAAGCACTACATGCATCTGCAGCGGGTCAGCGAGGTGGCCAAGGAGAAAGCGGCTGATGTGGAGGCCCG GCTCCGGAAGAGCGACCATGGCATATTCCACACAAAGGCCAGTTTGCAGAAGCTCAGCACCAAG TTTTCTGTGCAGCTGGCCGAGTACTCGCAGCAGCTGGTGGTGGCACGGAACGAATACCTGCTGACGCTGGGAGCTGCCAATGCCCACCTGGGGCACTACTACCACGTTGAGCTGCCTGCCGTCATGAAG ACCCTGGATGGTGACCTGTACGAGCGGCTCCGGGACCATCTGACCCTAGTCAGCCAGACAGAACTAGAGGCCTGTCACGCCACGCAGGAGCGGTTTCAGGGGATCCTGGAGGCCTCCACACAG GTGTGCAGGGAGCAGAGCCTCCTCCTGTTCCTGCAGGATAACACTGCCTTCACCCCGACTCCTGAGCAGCAGTTCCAGCCGTCGGGCGCCGACCAG GCACGCCTCCTGGAGGCAAGGAGTGGCAGCGCTGGGGAGAGCGGGCTGGAGAAGGAGGCGCGGCGCTGGGCCACCCGGGCAGCCAGAGACTACAAAATAAAGACTCATGGCAAGCAG GTTCTGCAGAGGATGGAAGCCAGGAGGCAGCAAGCCCCTGAAGCGGAGACACCCAGCATGGAGAGGAGGATGGAAGAAGTGAGCGAGAACATCCGGAAAGCAGAG GTCAGCAGAGTAAAGGCTGATGCCCGGCTGGTATTGCTGCGCCAGGCTGGGCTAGACGTGGACACCTGGCTGGCGGGGGCCATGGGACAAGTCctggaggagctggagcaggagcGACGGCTGAGTGAGGCTCGCAAGTCGGACAAGGAGTCGACCCCCACG GCAGAAGAGTTCGATCTGGCAGAGTTTGACGATTATGACGACAATGAGGAGCTCTTTGAGGATGCTGGTCCCTGCCCTGGCACTGCCCGCATCTACCCATCCACTTGCAGGGTGTTCTTCGGgtaccag GCCTGCCAGTCTGACGAGCTGTCAATCCGCCAAGGCGAGGAGCTGGAGGTCATTGAGGACGGCGATGTGGAAGAATGGGTCAAG GCTCGGAACCAGGCGGGGCAGGTGGGCTATGTCCCTGAGAAGTACCTGCTGTTCCTGGACGCCATAGGGAGTGAGCACAGGgcgctgaccgggagctgccaggAAGGCCCCTCCGAGACCGCCTTGGAAAGGGAGCTCACTAGCATTATGACCATGGACTTGGTGCTGGAGCCAGGAA CATGGCTGGTGCGAGCCCTCTACGATTACGAGGGGCAGAGTGTGGAGGAGCTGACCTTCCCCGAGGGAGCCATAATCCGAGTGCTccccagagaggagggggaagtggaCGATGGCTTCTGGAAAGGTGACTTCAACGGGCGCGTTGGGGTCTTCCCTTCACTGGTGGTGGAAGAAATAACTGGAGTCATAGGAGTGGCTGGGCAG TCTGCAGGCAGGATGGCGCAGTCAGTGGACCCAGCTCTCCGGACCTGGGAGCAGCACGCATCCGCCCG ctgcgAGCACCgcctccaccccctgccaaaGCCCCAGAACCCGAGCCTGAACCCCGCATCAGCTGACGCTACCCAGCTGGGAGCACAGTGTGTCACCCGAGCAAAACTGCTGCCACCGACTTCGCCACCCAGTGGGTGCACTGGCCTCCTGCTTCTTCAGAGCCTTCCCACTCCTCCCCGGCCGGCAGCAGAAATCTGGGGACAGTCCCacggcagggatgggggtgctggAGCTCACCCCTAG
- the FCHSD1 gene encoding F-BAR and double SH3 domains protein 1 isoform X5 — MGRSAFAVWKGAIDSTVCAGQARVAASENYRSLSLEVAKTTRLSKEHLLKKSTEQLQRVQAELLETVKEVGKAKKHYMHLQRVSEVAKEKAADVEARLRKSDHGIFHTKASLQKLSTKFSVQLAEYSQQLVVARNEYLLTLGAANAHLGHYYHVELPAVMKTLDGDLYERLRDHLTLVSQTELEACHATQERFQGILEASTQVCREQSLLLFLQDNTAFTPTPEQQFQPSGADQARLLEARSGSAGESGLEKEARRWATRAARDYKIKTHGKQVLQRMEARRQQAPEAETPSMERRMEEVSENIRKAEVSRVKADARLVLLRQAGLDVDTWLAGAMGQVLEELEQERRLSEARKSDKESTPTAEEFDLAEFDDYDDNEELFEDAGPCPGTARIYPSTCRVFFGYQACQSDELSIRQGEELEVIEDGDVEEWVKARNQAGQVGYVPEKYLLFLDAIGSEHRALTGSCQEGPSETALERELTSIMTMDLVLEPGTWLVRALYDYEGQSVEELTFPEGAIIRVLPREEGEVDDGFWKGDFNGRVGVFPSLVVEEITGVIGVAGQSAGRMAQSVDPALRTWEQHASARCEHRLHPLPKPQNPSLNPASADATQLGAQCVTRAKLLPPTSPPSGCTGLLLLQSLPTPPRPAAEIWGQSHGRDGGAGAHP; from the exons ATGGGCAG GAGTGCCTTTGCTGTCTGGAAGGGGGCGATTGACAGCACGGTGTGCGCTGGGCAGGCCCGGGTGGCAGCCTCAGAGAACTACCGCAGCCTGAGTCTGGAGGTGGCTAAAACCACCCGACTGTCCAAGGAGCACCTGCTCAAGAAG agcacagagcagctgcagagggtgCAGGCAGAGCTCCTGGAGACGGTGAAGGAAGTGGGCAAAGCCAAGAAGCACTACATGCATCTGCAGCGGGTCAGCGAGGTGGCCAAGGAGAAAGCGGCTGATGTGGAGGCCCG GCTCCGGAAGAGCGACCATGGCATATTCCACACAAAGGCCAGTTTGCAGAAGCTCAGCACCAAG TTTTCTGTGCAGCTGGCCGAGTACTCGCAGCAGCTGGTGGTGGCACGGAACGAATACCTGCTGACGCTGGGAGCTGCCAATGCCCACCTGGGGCACTACTACCACGTTGAGCTGCCTGCCGTCATGAAG ACCCTGGATGGTGACCTGTACGAGCGGCTCCGGGACCATCTGACCCTAGTCAGCCAGACAGAACTAGAGGCCTGTCACGCCACGCAGGAGCGGTTTCAGGGGATCCTGGAGGCCTCCACACAG GTGTGCAGGGAGCAGAGCCTCCTCCTGTTCCTGCAGGATAACACTGCCTTCACCCCGACTCCTGAGCAGCAGTTCCAGCCGTCGGGCGCCGACCAG GCACGCCTCCTGGAGGCAAGGAGTGGCAGCGCTGGGGAGAGCGGGCTGGAGAAGGAGGCGCGGCGCTGGGCCACCCGGGCAGCCAGAGACTACAAAATAAAGACTCATGGCAAGCAG GTTCTGCAGAGGATGGAAGCCAGGAGGCAGCAAGCCCCTGAAGCGGAGACACCCAGCATGGAGAGGAGGATGGAAGAAGTGAGCGAGAACATCCGGAAAGCAGAG GTCAGCAGAGTAAAGGCTGATGCCCGGCTGGTATTGCTGCGCCAGGCTGGGCTAGACGTGGACACCTGGCTGGCGGGGGCCATGGGACAAGTCctggaggagctggagcaggagcGACGGCTGAGTGAGGCTCGCAAGTCGGACAAGGAGTCGACCCCCACG GCAGAAGAGTTCGATCTGGCAGAGTTTGACGATTATGACGACAATGAGGAGCTCTTTGAGGATGCTGGTCCCTGCCCTGGCACTGCCCGCATCTACCCATCCACTTGCAGGGTGTTCTTCGGgtaccag GCCTGCCAGTCTGACGAGCTGTCAATCCGCCAAGGCGAGGAGCTGGAGGTCATTGAGGACGGCGATGTGGAAGAATGGGTCAAG GCTCGGAACCAGGCGGGGCAGGTGGGCTATGTCCCTGAGAAGTACCTGCTGTTCCTGGACGCCATAGGGAGTGAGCACAGGgcgctgaccgggagctgccaggAAGGCCCCTCCGAGACCGCCTTGGAAAGGGAGCTCACTAGCATTATGACCATGGACTTGGTGCTGGAGCCAGGAA CATGGCTGGTGCGAGCCCTCTACGATTACGAGGGGCAGAGTGTGGAGGAGCTGACCTTCCCCGAGGGAGCCATAATCCGAGTGCTccccagagaggagggggaagtggaCGATGGCTTCTGGAAAGGTGACTTCAACGGGCGCGTTGGGGTCTTCCCTTCACTGGTGGTGGAAGAAATAACTGGAGTCATAGGAGTGGCTGGGCAG TCTGCAGGCAGGATGGCGCAGTCAGTGGACCCAGCTCTCCGGACCTGGGAGCAGCACGCATCCGCCCG ctgcgAGCACCgcctccaccccctgccaaaGCCCCAGAACCCGAGCCTGAACCCCGCATCAGCTGACGCTACCCAGCTGGGAGCACAGTGTGTCACCCGAGCAAAACTGCTGCCACCGACTTCGCCACCCAGTGGGTGCACTGGCCTCCTGCTTCTTCAGAGCCTTCCCACTCCTCCCCGGCCGGCAGCAGAAATCTGGGGACAGTCCCacggcagggatgggggtgctggAGCTCACCCCTAG